Proteins encoded within one genomic window of Balaenoptera ricei isolate mBalRic1 chromosome 10, mBalRic1.hap2, whole genome shotgun sequence:
- the LRRC10 gene encoding leucine-rich repeat-containing protein 10 translates to MGNTIRALVAFIPADRCQNYIVRDLREMPLDKMVDLSGNQLHRVPVHVCSFQQLAKLYLSDNHLNSLPPELGQLQNLQILALDFNNFKALPQVVCTLKQLCILYLGNNKLCDLPGELSLLQNLQTLWVEANYLTQLPDVVCELSLLKTLHAGSNALRLLPGRLRHLRELRTIWLSGNLLTDFPPVLLHMTSLEVIDVAWNSIRYFPSLAHLSSLKLVIYDHNPCRNAPKVAKGVRRVGRWAEETPEPDPRKARCYALARQESQEAQVPALPPPLPPTNS, encoded by the coding sequence ATGGGGAACACCATCAGGGCCCTCGTGGCCTTCATCCCGGCTGACCGCTGCCAGAACTACATTGTCAGAGACCTCCGGGAGATGCCGCTGGACAAGATGGTGGATCTGAGTGGGAACCAGCTCCACCGCGTCCCCGTGCACGTGTGCTCCTTCCAGCAGCTGGCCAAGCTCTACCTGAGTGACAACCACCTCAACAGCCTGCCTCCGGAGCTGGGGCAGCTGCAAAATCTGCAGATCCTGGCCCTGGATTTCAACAACTTCAAGGCTCTGCCCCAGGTGGTATGTACCTTGAAACAGCTCTGCATCCTCTACCTGGGTAACAACAAACTCTGCGACCTCCCCGGTGAGCTGAGCCTGCTCCAGAATCTCCAGACCCTGTGGGTCGAGGCCAATTACCTCACCCAGCTGCCAGATGTGGTCTGTGAGCTGAGTCTCCTCAAGACTCTGCATGCTGGCTCCAACGCCCTGCGTCTGCTGCCAGGCCGGCTCCGGCACCTCCGGGAGCTGAGGACCATCTGGCTCTCAGGCAACCTGCTGACAGACTTCCCCCCTGTGCTGCTTCACATGACTTCCCTGGAGGTGATCGATGTGGCCTGGAACAGCATCCGCTACTTCCCCAGCCTGGCCCACCTGTCAAGCCTGAAGCTGGTCATCTATGACCACAATCCTTGCAGGAATGCACCCAAGGTGGCCAAAGGGGTGCGTCGCGTGGGAAGATGGGCAGAGGAGACCCCAGAGCCTGACCCCAGAAAAGCCAGGTGCTACGCACTGGCCAGGCAGGAAAGCCAGGAGGCACAAGTGCCTGCCCTGCCTCCTCCACTTCCGCCTACCAATTCCTGA